A region of Jannaschia sp. W003 DNA encodes the following proteins:
- a CDS encoding helix-turn-helix domain-containing protein, translated as MKHPVDIHVGKRIRHRRWMVGMTQQQLAEKVGIKFQQIQKYETGMNRVSSSRLWEIAQTLEVPIGHFFEGIDGERAETPDQDFLSDKEAMELIRAYYAMPENQRRRLYDLARALSESAA; from the coding sequence ATGAAGCATCCCGTGGACATTCACGTCGGCAAGCGCATCCGCCATCGCAGGTGGATGGTGGGCATGACGCAGCAGCAGCTCGCCGAGAAGGTCGGCATCAAGTTCCAGCAGATCCAGAAGTACGAGACCGGCATGAACCGGGTCTCCTCGTCCCGCCTTTGGGAGATCGCCCAGACGCTGGAGGTGCCGATCGGGCACTTCTTCGAGGGCATCGACGGCGAGCGGGCCGAGACGCCCGACCAGGACTTCCTGTCGGACAAGGAGGCGATGGAGCTGATCCGCGCCTACTACGCGATGCCCGAGAACCAGCGCCGCCGTCTCTACGACCTCGCGCGCGCCCTCTCCGAGAGCGCCGCCTGA